In Luteibacter mycovicinus, a genomic segment contains:
- the guaA gene encoding glutamine-hydrolyzing GMP synthase, translating to MTDIHSDKILILDFGSQYTQLIARRIREIGVYCEVWGWDHAPDEIAGFNPKGVILSGGPESVTEDNSPRAPQQVFDLGVPVLGICYGMQTMAEQLGGKVEAGHDREFGPATITFGSCALFDTVVEDGEALGVWMSHGDRVTAIPEGFRVTASTSSLPLAAMADDARRFYGVQFHPEVTHTKRGMELLRRFVVDLCGSATLWDAAHIIEDAVARVREQVGSDRVLLGLSGGVDSSVVAALLEKAIGNQLTCVFVDTGLLRFQEGDQVMTTMAEHMGVHVIRVDAKQRYFDALAGVEDPEAKRKVIGRLFIEIFDEESAKLEGVKWLAQGTIYPDVIESAGSKTGKAHVIKSHHNVGGLPEHMKLKLVEPLRELFKDEVRRIGVELGLPREMVYRHPFPGPGLGVRVLGEVKAEYVDLLQRADAIFIEELRSHGLYDRVSQAFAVFLPVRSVGVVGDGRAYEWVIALRAVETIDFMTAHWAHLPYDFLDKCSTRIINELRGISRVVYDISGKPPATIEWE from the coding sequence ATGACCGATATCCACAGCGACAAGATCCTCATCCTCGACTTCGGTTCGCAGTACACGCAGCTGATCGCCCGCCGCATCCGCGAGATCGGCGTCTATTGCGAGGTGTGGGGCTGGGATCACGCACCGGACGAGATCGCCGGCTTCAACCCGAAGGGCGTCATCCTTTCGGGCGGCCCGGAATCGGTGACCGAGGACAACTCGCCGCGCGCGCCCCAGCAGGTCTTCGACCTCGGCGTGCCGGTGCTGGGCATCTGCTACGGCATGCAGACCATGGCCGAACAGCTCGGCGGCAAGGTCGAGGCCGGCCACGATCGCGAGTTCGGTCCGGCCACCATCACCTTCGGCAGCTGCGCGCTGTTCGACACGGTGGTCGAGGACGGTGAGGCGCTGGGTGTATGGATGTCGCACGGCGACCGCGTCACCGCGATCCCGGAAGGTTTCAGGGTCACCGCGTCGACGTCCAGCCTGCCGCTGGCCGCCATGGCCGACGACGCGCGCCGCTTCTACGGCGTCCAGTTCCACCCGGAAGTGACCCACACCAAGCGCGGCATGGAGCTTCTCCGCCGCTTCGTCGTCGACCTCTGTGGCTCGGCCACGCTGTGGGACGCCGCACACATCATCGAAGACGCCGTCGCCCGCGTGCGCGAGCAGGTCGGCAGCGATCGCGTGCTCCTGGGTCTCAGCGGCGGTGTGGATTCGTCCGTCGTGGCCGCGCTGCTCGAGAAGGCCATCGGCAACCAGCTGACGTGCGTCTTCGTCGATACGGGTCTGCTGCGTTTCCAGGAAGGCGACCAGGTCATGACCACCATGGCCGAGCACATGGGCGTGCATGTCATCCGCGTGGATGCGAAGCAGCGTTATTTCGACGCGCTGGCTGGCGTGGAAGACCCGGAAGCCAAGCGCAAGGTCATCGGCCGCCTGTTCATCGAGATCTTCGACGAAGAGTCGGCCAAGCTTGAAGGCGTGAAGTGGCTGGCCCAGGGCACGATCTATCCCGACGTCATCGAATCCGCCGGCAGCAAGACGGGCAAGGCCCACGTCATCAAGAGCCATCACAACGTCGGCGGCCTGCCGGAACACATGAAGCTCAAGCTGGTCGAGCCGTTGCGCGAGCTGTTCAAGGACGAAGTCCGCCGCATCGGCGTCGAGCTCGGCCTGCCGCGCGAGATGGTCTATCGCCATCCCTTCCCGGGTCCGGGTCTGGGCGTGCGCGTGCTGGGCGAGGTAAAGGCGGAATACGTCGACCTGCTGCAGCGGGCCGATGCGATCTTCATCGAGGAGCTGCGCAGCCATGGTCTGTATGACCGGGTGAGCCAGGCGTTTGCAGTGTTTCTGCCCGTGCGCTCGGTGGGCGTGGTCGGTGACGGCCGGGCTTACGAGTGGGTGATCGCGCTGCGTGCCGTGGAGACGATCGACTTCATGACGGCGCACTGGGCGCACCTGCCGTACGACTTCCTTGACAAGTGCTCGACGAGAATTATCAATGAGTTGCGTGGTATTTCTCGCGTCGTTTATGATATTTCGGGGAAGCCGCCGGCTACGATTGAGTGGGAGTGA
- the guaB gene encoding IMP dehydrogenase, which translates to MRILAEALTYDDVFLVPGHSTVMPRDVDTSTRFTRGLRLNIPIVSAAMDTVTEARLAITMAQNGGIGIIHKNMTAELQAAEVRLVKKFEAGVIRSPITVRPDTSIGDVMALTRAHNISGVPVVDGEKLVGIVTSRDLRFERKHDDPVRNIMTREDRLVTVKEGASHDEVLELLHRNRIEKVLVVNDSFQLRGLITVKDIQKARDNPNAAKDSHERLVVGAAVGVGGDTERRIELLVDAGVDVVVVDTAHGHSQAVIDRAGWVKKHYPQVQVIAGNIVTGEAARALLDAGVDAVKVGVGPGSICTTRIVTGIGVPQITSIDMVATALKGEIPLIADGGIRYSGDIPKALAAGASSVMLGSMFAGTEEAPGEVELFQGRSYKSYRGMGSIGAMQLGSKDRYFQDEADADKLVPEGIEGRVPYRGPLRNIIHQMMGGLRASMGYMGAASIEEIHEKAQFVKVTGAGVLEAHPHDIQITKEAPNYRRD; encoded by the coding sequence ATGCGCATCCTTGCCGAGGCACTCACTTACGATGACGTGTTCCTGGTTCCCGGCCACTCCACGGTTATGCCCCGTGATGTGGATACCTCAACGCGGTTCACGCGCGGCCTGCGCCTGAATATACCCATCGTGTCCGCCGCCATGGACACCGTGACCGAAGCCCGCCTCGCCATCACGATGGCCCAGAACGGCGGCATCGGCATCATCCACAAGAACATGACCGCCGAGCTCCAGGCCGCTGAAGTACGCCTGGTCAAGAAGTTCGAAGCCGGCGTCATCCGCAGCCCGATCACCGTCCGCCCGGACACCTCGATCGGCGACGTCATGGCCCTGACCCGCGCGCACAACATCTCCGGCGTGCCGGTGGTCGACGGCGAGAAGCTGGTCGGCATCGTCACCAGCCGCGACCTGCGTTTCGAGCGCAAGCACGACGACCCGGTGCGCAACATCATGACCCGCGAAGATCGCCTGGTCACGGTGAAGGAAGGCGCCTCGCACGACGAAGTCCTCGAACTGCTGCACCGCAACCGCATCGAAAAGGTCCTGGTCGTCAACGACAGCTTCCAGCTGCGCGGTCTGATCACGGTCAAGGACATCCAGAAAGCCCGCGACAATCCCAACGCCGCCAAGGACTCGCATGAGCGCCTGGTCGTGGGCGCCGCCGTGGGTGTGGGTGGCGATACCGAGCGTCGCATCGAGCTCCTGGTCGACGCCGGCGTGGACGTGGTCGTGGTCGACACGGCGCATGGTCACTCGCAGGCGGTCATCGACCGCGCGGGCTGGGTCAAGAAGCATTACCCGCAGGTCCAGGTCATCGCCGGCAACATAGTCACCGGTGAGGCGGCGCGTGCGCTGCTCGACGCCGGTGTCGACGCGGTCAAGGTCGGCGTGGGTCCCGGTTCCATCTGCACCACCCGTATCGTCACCGGTATCGGCGTGCCGCAGATCACCTCGATCGACATGGTCGCCACCGCGCTGAAGGGCGAGATTCCGCTCATCGCCGACGGCGGCATCCGTTACTCGGGCGACATCCCCAAGGCACTGGCCGCCGGCGCGTCCTCGGTCATGCTCGGCTCGATGTTCGCCGGCACCGAAGAAGCCCCGGGTGAGGTCGAGCTGTTCCAGGGTCGCTCCTACAAGAGCTACCGCGGCATGGGCTCCATCGGCGCCATGCAGCTGGGCTCCAAGGACCGTTACTTCCAGGACGAAGCCGATGCCGACAAGCTCGTGCCGGAAGGCATCGAAGGTCGCGTGCCGTATCGCGGTCCCCTGCGCAACATCATTCACCAGATGATGGGCGGGCTGCGTGCCTCCATGGGTTACATGGGCGCGGCCTCGATCGAAGAGATCCACGAGAAGGCCCAGTTCGTGAAGGTGACCGGCGCCGGTGTGCTCGAAGCGCATCCGCACGACATCCAGATCACGAAAGAAGCGCCGAACTACCGCCGGGACTGA
- the folD gene encoding bifunctional methylenetetrahydrofolate dehydrogenase/methenyltetrahydrofolate cyclohydrolase FolD, whose product MTARILDGKRIAQELLEHIGRRVAKRVTEGHRAPGLAVVLVGEDPASAVYVRNKRKACQQVGFKSFGYDLPAETSQEELFALIDKLNADPAVHGILVQSPLPAHIDEEALVDRIDPMKDVDGFQAVNVGRLALRRFGLRPCTPKGVMTLLGHTDRPVRGEHAVIVGVSNHVGRPLALELLIAGSTVTCCHKFTQNLEGFVAQADILVVAAGKPGLVRGEWIKPGAVVIDVGINRLEDGRLVGDVEFAPAAERASWITPVPGGVGPMTVATLMENTLEAAEALDG is encoded by the coding sequence ATGACCGCACGTATTCTCGACGGCAAGCGCATCGCCCAGGAACTGCTCGAGCACATCGGGCGTCGTGTCGCCAAACGCGTTACCGAGGGGCATCGCGCACCTGGACTCGCGGTGGTTCTGGTCGGCGAAGACCCGGCCTCTGCGGTCTACGTCAGGAACAAGCGCAAAGCCTGTCAGCAGGTGGGCTTCAAGTCGTTCGGCTACGACCTTCCGGCCGAAACGTCGCAGGAAGAACTCTTTGCGCTGATCGACAAGCTCAACGCGGATCCGGCGGTGCACGGCATCCTCGTGCAGTCGCCGCTGCCGGCGCATATCGATGAAGAAGCGCTGGTCGACCGGATCGATCCGATGAAGGATGTCGATGGCTTCCAGGCGGTCAATGTCGGCCGCCTTGCGCTGCGCCGTTTCGGTCTGCGTCCGTGCACGCCCAAGGGTGTGATGACGCTGCTGGGTCATACCGATCGCCCGGTGCGCGGCGAGCACGCGGTCATCGTCGGCGTCTCAAATCACGTCGGTCGGCCGCTTGCGCTGGAGCTTCTTATTGCAGGAAGTACAGTCACTTGCTGCCACAAGTTCACCCAGAATCTCGAAGGCTTCGTGGCGCAGGCGGACATCCTCGTCGTGGCCGCGGGTAAGCCGGGGCTGGTCAGGGGCGAATGGATCAAGCCGGGCGCCGTGGTCATCGATGTAGGTATCAATCGCCTGGAGGACGGGCGTCTGGTGGGCGACGTGGAATTCGCCCCCGCGGCCGAGCGTGCGTCATGGATCACGCCGGTGCCGGGTGGGGTGGGACCGATGACGGTGGCGACGTTGATGGAGAACACGCTGGAGGCGGCGGAGGCTCTCGACGGTTGA
- a CDS encoding GNAT family N-acetyltransferase, giving the protein MAIETLPYPNALTDGQVTLRPHRTGDMEALAEAVRESVATVGRWQDWCHVGYTPMDAAAWIATCQKAWLMGEGHEFLVFDAATDALLGGMGVNHLNREHRFANLGYWVRESAQGRGVAARAGKLAVQFAFEAVRVSRLEIVAAHDNVPSRKTAERIGGIFEGILRNRLVLRNKPFDAAMYSVVSGDRL; this is encoded by the coding sequence ATGGCCATCGAAACCCTTCCCTACCCAAACGCCCTGACCGATGGGCAGGTCACGCTTCGCCCGCACCGTACCGGCGACATGGAGGCCCTCGCCGAAGCCGTACGCGAGTCCGTCGCGACCGTCGGCCGCTGGCAGGACTGGTGCCATGTGGGATACACGCCCATGGACGCGGCGGCATGGATCGCAACCTGCCAGAAGGCCTGGCTGATGGGCGAAGGCCATGAGTTCCTCGTGTTCGATGCAGCGACGGACGCACTGCTCGGCGGCATGGGCGTGAACCACCTCAATCGCGAGCACCGTTTTGCCAACCTCGGTTACTGGGTGCGTGAGTCGGCGCAGGGCCGGGGCGTCGCGGCACGGGCGGGCAAGCTCGCGGTCCAGTTCGCGTTCGAGGCCGTGCGGGTCTCGCGGCTGGAAATCGTCGCGGCGCACGACAACGTGCCGAGCCGGAAGACAGCTGAACGCATTGGAGGCATATTCGAAGGAATACTTCGTAACCGATTGGTTTTACGAAATAAACCTTTCGACGCTGCGATGTATTCCGTCGTGTCCGGGGATCGATTGTGA
- the moeB gene encoding molybdopterin-synthase adenylyltransferase MoeB, with protein MTEDLGRDRWLAELRQRVPEIAATDALSRQLDGALLIDVREDNERSEGSPAGASGLSRGFLELRIEQIEPDRQREILVLCGSGQRSLLAAEALQRMGYARVSSVAGGMAAWKVAGLPVLAGALDSDAAERYARQVLLPQVGEAGQSRLAAARVAVIGAGGLGSPALLYLAAAGVGHLTLIDDDRVERSNLHRQVVHADARVGMSKAESARMTLLALNPRIHVRVVVERLRADNVEAMIGGHDVVIDGADNFATRYLLAAATRRLGLPMVYAAIERFTGQASVFDPRRADSPCYRCLFPEPPAAADAPNCSEAGVLGVLPGLVGMVQATEAMKLILGVGETLVGRLLTYDALGMRFRELKLKRDPQCPGCGDGASFDGYVDLERMCGIAG; from the coding sequence ATGACCGAAGACCTGGGTAGGGATCGCTGGCTGGCCGAGTTGCGCCAGCGGGTGCCCGAGATCGCCGCGACCGATGCCTTGTCCCGCCAGCTGGACGGGGCATTGCTGATCGATGTCCGTGAGGACAACGAGCGCAGCGAGGGCTCGCCGGCCGGTGCGAGCGGGCTCTCACGTGGATTTCTTGAACTGCGCATCGAGCAGATCGAGCCGGACCGGCAGCGCGAGATCCTCGTGCTCTGTGGCAGCGGCCAGCGCTCGTTGCTCGCCGCCGAGGCCTTGCAGCGCATGGGCTATGCACGGGTGTCCTCGGTCGCGGGCGGCATGGCGGCGTGGAAGGTCGCGGGCTTACCGGTGCTTGCGGGTGCGCTCGATAGCGACGCCGCTGAGCGTTACGCCCGACAGGTGTTGCTACCGCAGGTCGGTGAGGCTGGGCAGTCCAGGCTTGCCGCCGCTCGCGTGGCCGTGATCGGGGCGGGCGGCCTGGGGTCTCCGGCGTTGCTTTACCTCGCCGCGGCCGGCGTCGGGCATCTAACCCTGATCGACGACGATCGCGTCGAGCGATCCAATCTGCATCGCCAGGTCGTCCATGCGGACGCGCGCGTGGGCATGAGCAAGGCGGAGTCGGCCCGGATGACGCTGCTTGCGCTCAACCCGCGCATTCATGTCCGTGTCGTGGTCGAGCGCCTCCGTGCGGACAACGTCGAAGCGATGATCGGCGGCCACGATGTGGTGATCGATGGCGCGGACAATTTCGCCACGCGCTACCTGCTGGCCGCGGCAACGCGGCGCCTGGGGCTGCCCATGGTTTATGCCGCGATCGAGCGCTTCACCGGTCAGGCGAGTGTGTTCGATCCGCGACGCGCGGATTCTCCCTGCTACCGCTGCCTGTTCCCCGAGCCGCCGGCGGCCGCCGATGCGCCCAACTGCAGCGAGGCCGGTGTGCTGGGGGTGCTCCCCGGACTGGTGGGCATGGTGCAGGCCACCGAAGCGATGAAGCTGATCCTTGGCGTCGGCGAAACGCTCGTCGGACGATTGCTGACTTACGACGCCCTCGGCATGCGTTTCCGCGAGCTGAAGCTGAAGCGCGATCCGCAGTGCCCGGGTTGCGGAGACGGGGCGTCCTTCGACGGCTATGTGGACCTCGAGCGGATGTGCGGGATCGCCGGCTGA
- the der gene encoding ribosome biogenesis GTPase Der, producing the protein MLPVVALVGRPNVGKSTLFNALTRSRDALVADMPGVTRDRHYGVCRLGPRPFVVVDTGGLSGSDEGIEGLTAQQVRLAISEANLLVFVVDARDGVLPLDAGILTELRRSGKPVIVVVNKTDGVDEIVALGEFASFGIAETLPMSAAHNRGVDVLVAKAIGYLPDDRDNDPALEDQGIRVAIVGRPNAGKSTLINRLLGEDRLIVSDLAGTTRDPIRVSLERDGKRYTLIDTAGVRRRARVEEAVEKFSVIKTLQSIAASQVTVVLIDARENLADQDLTLIGHAIEEGRALVIAVNKWDGMDSYAREQTQKALERRLQFAEWAKTVFISALHGSGLRELMKAVIRAHGAATKVLTSSELTRTLEQAYEAYQPPLVRGHAPKLRYAHPGGFNPPTIVIHGSRTKHIAPAYRRYLEGFFRKRYKLEGTPIRIDFRDGENPFAGKKNVLTEGQQRRRREMIRNAKRREK; encoded by the coding sequence ATGTTGCCCGTCGTCGCTTTGGTCGGCCGTCCCAATGTCGGTAAGTCGACCCTCTTCAATGCGCTGACGCGTAGCAGGGACGCTCTTGTCGCCGATATGCCCGGCGTCACTCGTGACAGACACTACGGTGTCTGTCGTCTCGGTCCCCGACCGTTCGTTGTCGTGGATACCGGCGGCTTGTCCGGTAGTGATGAAGGCATTGAAGGCCTCACCGCGCAGCAGGTTCGTCTCGCGATCAGCGAGGCCAACCTGCTCGTCTTCGTGGTGGATGCCCGCGATGGCGTCCTCCCGCTGGATGCCGGCATCCTCACCGAGCTCCGCCGCAGCGGCAAGCCGGTCATCGTCGTCGTCAACAAGACCGACGGCGTCGATGAAATCGTGGCGCTGGGCGAATTCGCTTCGTTCGGCATCGCCGAAACGCTGCCCATGTCCGCCGCGCACAACCGCGGCGTCGACGTGCTGGTGGCCAAAGCCATCGGTTACCTGCCGGACGACAGGGATAACGACCCCGCGCTCGAAGATCAGGGCATCCGCGTGGCGATCGTCGGCCGTCCCAATGCCGGCAAGTCCACATTGATCAATCGTCTGCTGGGCGAGGATCGTCTCATCGTTTCGGACCTCGCCGGCACCACGCGCGATCCGATCCGGGTATCGCTGGAGCGTGACGGCAAGCGCTACACGCTGATCGATACCGCCGGCGTCCGCCGTCGTGCACGCGTCGAAGAAGCGGTAGAGAAATTCAGCGTCATCAAGACGTTGCAGTCTATTGCTGCGTCGCAGGTGACGGTCGTTCTGATCGATGCCCGGGAAAACCTCGCCGACCAGGACCTGACCCTCATCGGGCACGCCATCGAAGAAGGCCGGGCGCTGGTCATCGCGGTGAACAAGTGGGACGGCATGGACTCTTATGCCCGCGAGCAGACGCAGAAAGCGCTCGAGCGCCGCCTGCAGTTCGCCGAGTGGGCGAAGACGGTCTTCATTTCCGCGCTGCACGGCTCCGGCCTGCGCGAACTCATGAAGGCGGTCATTCGCGCTCACGGGGCAGCGACGAAGGTGCTGACGTCCAGCGAACTGACCCGGACGCTCGAGCAGGCTTACGAGGCCTATCAGCCGCCGTTGGTGCGCGGGCATGCGCCCAAGCTGCGTTACGCCCATCCGGGCGGATTCAATCCGCCGACGATCGTGATCCACGGCAGCCGGACCAAGCACATTGCGCCGGCTTACCGCCGTTACCTGGAAGGGTTCTTCCGCAAGCGTTACAAGCTGGAAGGCACGCCCATCCGTATCGATTTCCGCGATGGTGAGAACCCGTTCGCCGGCAAGAAGAACGTCCTGACGGAAGGCCAGCAGCGCCGCCGCCGGGAAATGATCCGCAACGCGAAGCGACGCGAGAAGTAA
- the bamB gene encoding outer membrane protein assembly factor BamB, producing the protein MKRFWAIALTSSLVVLAGCHSFKKENVEPPTPLDKKFEPTLKVERLWKSSIGDGAAESGVRMRPTVVDNVLYAASTDGKIAAFEASTGKKLWSKSTRQHGWFGWGDAKREDARFSGGPGAAGDLVAIGTLDGHLYGINAKDGERRWSSELSSEVITAPVIVNGLVVVRCNDGRIYGIDASNGERRWVFDQAQVPLLSLRGNGRLLIANGVVFVGSDAGKLIAIRLDNGEKLWEQTLASGEGRTEIDRLNDADGSLVLDGTTLYGAAYHGNLTAIDGPSGRPLWNHGFSTFTSLDVKDNAVYGVDDQSQVFAFDKSSGANIWKQAGLKYRWLTGPAIQGNYAVVGDLDGHIHWLAVGDGKIAARERLSKKAIRAQPLVVGDTVFVEDVEGHIGAYRIATN; encoded by the coding sequence ATGAAACGTTTTTGGGCAATCGCGTTGACTTCGTCGCTGGTCGTTCTGGCCGGCTGCCATTCGTTCAAGAAGGAAAACGTCGAACCGCCGACCCCGCTCGACAAGAAGTTCGAGCCGACCCTCAAGGTCGAGCGTCTCTGGAAGTCCAGCATCGGTGACGGCGCCGCCGAGTCCGGTGTGCGTATGCGTCCGACCGTCGTCGACAACGTGCTTTACGCCGCCAGCACCGACGGCAAGATCGCCGCCTTCGAGGCTTCGACCGGCAAGAAGCTGTGGTCCAAGAGCACCCGCCAGCACGGCTGGTTCGGCTGGGGCGACGCCAAGCGCGAAGACGCGCGCTTCTCCGGTGGCCCCGGCGCCGCCGGCGACCTCGTCGCCATCGGCACGCTGGATGGACATCTGTACGGTATCAACGCGAAGGACGGCGAGCGTCGCTGGTCGTCCGAGCTGTCGTCGGAAGTCATCACGGCACCCGTCATCGTCAACGGTCTGGTCGTCGTTCGCTGCAACGACGGTCGCATCTACGGCATCGACGCCAGTAATGGCGAGCGCCGCTGGGTGTTCGACCAGGCCCAGGTGCCGCTCCTCAGCCTGCGTGGCAACGGTCGCCTGCTGATCGCCAACGGCGTGGTGTTCGTCGGCAGCGATGCCGGCAAGCTGATCGCCATTCGCCTGGACAACGGTGAGAAGCTCTGGGAGCAGACGCTCGCCAGTGGTGAAGGCCGTACCGAGATCGATCGCCTGAACGACGCCGATGGCTCGCTGGTCCTCGATGGCACCACGCTTTACGGCGCCGCGTACCATGGCAACCTCACCGCGATCGACGGCCCGAGCGGGCGTCCGCTGTGGAATCACGGCTTCTCGACGTTCACCTCGCTGGACGTGAAAGACAACGCCGTCTACGGCGTCGACGACCAGTCGCAGGTTTTCGCCTTCGACAAGAGCAGCGGCGCGAACATCTGGAAGCAGGCGGGTCTCAAGTACCGCTGGCTGACCGGGCCGGCGATCCAGGGCAACTATGCCGTGGTCGGCGACCTCGACGGTCACATCCACTGGCTGGCGGTCGGCGACGGCAAGATCGCCGCACGTGAGCGCCTGTCCAAGAAAGCCATTCGTGCCCAGCCCCTCGTGGTGGGTGACACCGTGTTCGTTGAAGATGTCGAGGGCCACATCGGCGCCTACCGCATCGCGACGAACTGA
- a CDS encoding YfgM family protein → MSFDVYDDYEQGERVQQWLRKNGVSIAVGIALGLVLIFGWQQWKSHRAGHEQAAAGEYSALQAAVAQNNANAIDVHTETLLKDYADTAWSVFAAGERAQRNVMAGQLDKASGDLDWAVAHAKDDALKTLVQLRVAQLKFAQNKPQDALTALDAMPGKSFVAIAQELRGDALVKLGRHDDARKAYQAAIAAMGDSAPQRGVVQTKLDDLAVAGKQGA, encoded by the coding sequence ATGTCTTTCGACGTATACGACGACTACGAACAAGGCGAACGCGTCCAGCAATGGCTGCGCAAGAACGGCGTTTCGATCGCCGTCGGCATCGCGCTGGGCCTCGTGCTGATCTTTGGCTGGCAGCAGTGGAAGTCGCACCGCGCCGGTCACGAGCAGGCGGCGGCCGGGGAATATTCGGCGCTTCAGGCGGCCGTGGCGCAGAACAACGCCAATGCGATCGACGTCCACACCGAAACGCTGCTGAAGGATTATGCGGACACCGCCTGGTCCGTCTTCGCAGCGGGCGAGCGGGCGCAGCGCAACGTCATGGCCGGTCAGCTCGACAAGGCTTCGGGCGACCTGGACTGGGCCGTGGCCCATGCCAAGGACGACGCGCTCAAGACACTCGTGCAGCTTCGTGTCGCACAACTCAAGTTTGCCCAGAACAAGCCACAGGACGCCCTCACCGCGCTGGACGCGATGCCGGGCAAGTCGTTTGTGGCCATCGCGCAGGAACTCCGCGGCGATGCGCTGGTCAAGCTTGGACGCCACGACGACGCACGCAAGGCCTATCAGGCGGCGATCGCCGCGATGGGCGACAGCGCACCGCAACGCGGTGTGGTTCAAACAAAGCTCGATGATCTGGCAGTGGCCGGGAAGCAGGGTGCATGA
- a CDS encoding helix-turn-helix domain-containing protein, producing the protein MDPQLDVNADEGGRVLIDLGAGTTGFGARLRAAREARGYTVEACGQALRLPSRLLRQLEAGEYGGIDYQVYLAGYLSKYGNHLGVDPEAIQAELARLTPRQPELVVTGGVSHSRYLLERYVTAATYVVLTAVIVVPMVWLGVRGTLDRDMPRLAPLDAAPVAQQDAPAGASSTALASDAAPARPAAVSEPRAEDQQPLLASMAMFPPLDRGAARAPLATAAAAPVVDDAAKAQGQGAHSLSLSLPSASWVEVTAADGSRLEYGILPAGTQKSYRSDSPLDVRIGNATGAQASVDGQAVQIDAFRRANVARFRVDIRDGKATPVSN; encoded by the coding sequence ATGGATCCCCAGCTCGATGTGAACGCTGACGAGGGCGGTCGCGTCCTCATCGACCTCGGCGCTGGCACCACGGGCTTCGGAGCCCGTCTGCGTGCCGCCCGGGAGGCGCGTGGCTACACCGTCGAGGCCTGCGGCCAGGCGTTGCGTCTGCCGTCGCGCCTGCTGCGCCAGCTGGAAGCGGGCGAGTACGGTGGCATCGACTACCAGGTTTATCTGGCCGGCTATCTCAGTAAATACGGCAACCATCTCGGCGTCGACCCGGAAGCCATTCAGGCCGAGCTCGCGCGCCTGACCCCGCGCCAGCCGGAGCTCGTCGTCACCGGTGGGGTGTCCCATTCGCGCTATCTGCTCGAGCGCTATGTGACCGCCGCCACGTACGTCGTGCTGACCGCGGTGATCGTCGTGCCCATGGTGTGGCTCGGCGTACGCGGCACGCTCGATCGCGATATGCCGCGCCTGGCTCCGCTGGATGCCGCTCCCGTCGCTCAGCAGGACGCCCCGGCCGGCGCCTCGTCCACCGCGCTCGCGAGCGATGCCGCCCCCGCCAGGCCGGCGGCCGTGTCGGAGCCCCGCGCCGAGGACCAGCAACCGCTGCTGGCGTCGATGGCCATGTTCCCGCCGCTGGACCGGGGCGCCGCCAGGGCGCCGCTGGCTACCGCCGCCGCCGCGCCTGTCGTCGATGACGCGGCGAAGGCTCAGGGGCAGGGCGCGCACAGCCTTTCCCTGTCGTTGCCGTCCGCGAGCTGGGTCGAAGTGACGGCCGCCGATGGCTCGCGTCTGGAGTACGGCATCCTGCCTGCCGGAACGCAGAAGTCCTACCGCAGCGACAGCCCTCTGGATGTCCGCATCGGCAATGCCACGGGTGCCCAGGCCTCGGTGGACGGGCAGGCCGTGCAGATCGACGCGTTCCGCCGCGCCAACGTCGCCCGTTTCCGTGTGGATATCCGCGACGGCAAGGCGACGCCGGTCTCCAACTGA
- the pilW gene encoding type IV pilus biogenesis/stability protein PilW encodes MRLERWGMLVALVWACTGCVGDGSVLKPATAADERAKGAQVHTELGQRYMESGNLQGAMEKLQKALSFDPRYVPAHTVIAVLYERINDPVNAELHYRKAIEFDPKKGSLNNNLAVFLCKQGRAGEAKPFFDRALADPFYETPDLAMTNAGTCQIQAHDYEAAEGYFRKALERNGNNADALYQMAYLLYLKNDAFRARAFMQRYEALARPTPDSLKLGRDIELRLGNGEVAQDYAKRLRSQFPDSEQARSLEASARQ; translated from the coding sequence ATGCGGCTTGAGCGGTGGGGGATGCTGGTGGCGCTCGTGTGGGCGTGCACCGGCTGCGTGGGTGACGGCTCGGTCCTGAAGCCCGCCACGGCGGCGGATGAGCGCGCCAAGGGAGCTCAGGTGCACACCGAACTCGGTCAGCGCTACATGGAGAGCGGCAACCTGCAGGGCGCGATGGAAAAACTGCAGAAAGCGCTGAGCTTCGATCCCAGATATGTGCCCGCCCACACGGTGATCGCGGTGCTTTACGAGCGGATCAACGATCCGGTCAATGCGGAGCTGCACTACCGTAAGGCCATAGAGTTCGATCCGAAAAAGGGGTCGCTGAACAACAATCTCGCCGTGTTCCTGTGCAAGCAGGGGCGTGCCGGCGAGGCCAAACCGTTCTTCGATCGCGCCCTTGCGGATCCGTTTTACGAGACGCCCGACCTGGCCATGACCAACGCGGGCACCTGTCAGATCCAGGCTCACGATTATGAGGCCGCGGAAGGTTACTTCCGTAAAGCGCTCGAGCGTAATGGCAACAACGCCGATGCCCTGTATCAGATGGCTTACCTGTTGTACCTTAAGAACGATGCGTTCCGGGCACGGGCCTTCATGCAGCGCTACGAAGCGCTGGCCAGGCCCACTCCGGATTCGTTGAAGCTCGGTCGCGATATCGAGCTCCGTCTGGGCAACGGGGAGGTTGCCCAGGACTATGCCAAACGGTTGCGCTCACAGTTCCCGGATTCGGAACAAGCGCGCTCACTCGAAGCCAGCGCACGTCAATGA